From a region of the Trueperaceae bacterium genome:
- a CDS encoding iron ABC transporter permease, which yields MFKRAWQELRIIARDPILLALILAIMAALVVFVVWPLARVLLTAFQAPDGSFSLANFELLGQRRLYRNALRNSLVVGGLVGLVGVVVGYIAAFVLTRTNVPFKRVLHTLVMLPIISPPFAGAISILFLFGFNGLVTRQLFGLTDFSIYGMHGVVLSQVFTFAPIAYLNLRGVLAGLNPTLEDAALNVGASRWQVFWRVIFPLSLPGVASAFLVVLIESMADFGNPLVLGGAAFPMLATQAYLEITGSFNLARGAMLAGVLLLPSITAFAIQRYYLAKRQYITVTGKPTASTSKIVSPGAKWLLYAVVVAFAVVVIAFYAVILVGALTRVWGFDYTPDLRHFRYVFAVGWETVKDTLVVAVLTTPVSGLLGMLIAFIVVRKRFPGRASLEFMSILNFAVPGTVAGIGYILAFNGPPLILTGTLAILVLNFVFRYVPVGIQSGIAVLRQIDPAIEEAAQNLGANAITTFRRITLPLIAPAFFSGLVFAFVRAMTAISAAIFLVSANWNLMTVQILNEVGSGRLGVAAAYSVVLLAIVLVAFGVINLIVGRGAEDATSVRF from the coding sequence ATGTTCAAGCGAGCCTGGCAAGAACTCCGCATCATCGCGCGCGACCCCATCCTGCTGGCGCTGATCCTGGCGATCATGGCAGCGCTCGTGGTCTTCGTCGTGTGGCCGCTCGCGCGCGTGCTGCTCACGGCGTTCCAGGCGCCCGACGGCAGCTTCTCGCTCGCCAACTTCGAACTCCTCGGCCAACGCCGCTTGTACCGGAACGCGCTGCGCAACAGCCTCGTGGTGGGCGGGCTCGTCGGGCTCGTCGGCGTCGTCGTCGGCTACATCGCCGCGTTCGTGCTCACCCGCACCAACGTGCCGTTCAAGCGCGTCCTGCACACGCTCGTCATGCTCCCGATCATCTCTCCCCCGTTCGCCGGGGCCATCTCGATCCTCTTCCTGTTCGGGTTCAACGGCTTGGTGACGCGCCAGCTGTTCGGCCTCACCGACTTCAGCATCTACGGCATGCACGGCGTCGTTCTATCTCAAGTGTTCACGTTCGCGCCCATCGCCTATCTCAACCTCCGGGGCGTCCTGGCCGGGCTCAACCCGACCCTCGAGGACGCCGCCCTCAACGTCGGCGCCAGTCGCTGGCAGGTCTTCTGGCGCGTCATCTTCCCCCTCTCCCTGCCGGGCGTTGCCAGCGCGTTCCTCGTCGTGCTCATCGAGTCGATGGCCGACTTCGGCAACCCGCTCGTCCTCGGCGGCGCCGCCTTCCCCATGCTCGCCACGCAGGCCTATCTCGAGATCACCGGCTCGTTCAACCTGGCGCGGGGCGCGATGCTGGCGGGGGTTCTCCTCCTGCCGTCCATCACGGCCTTCGCCATCCAGCGTTACTACCTCGCGAAGCGCCAGTACATCACGGTCACTGGTAAGCCGACGGCCTCAACGAGCAAGATCGTCTCGCCCGGCGCCAAGTGGCTCCTGTACGCGGTGGTAGTGGCGTTCGCGGTAGTCGTCATCGCGTTCTACGCCGTCATCCTGGTCGGCGCCCTCACGCGCGTGTGGGGCTTCGACTACACCCCGGACCTGCGCCACTTCCGCTACGTGTTCGCCGTCGGGTGGGAGACGGTCAAGGACACGCTCGTCGTCGCCGTGCTCACGACGCCCGTCAGCGGCCTGCTCGGCATGCTCATCGCGTTCATCGTCGTGCGCAAGCGCTTCCCGGGCCGCGCCTCGCTCGAGTTCATGTCGATCCTCAACTTCGCGGTGCCAGGCACCGTCGCCGGCATCGGCTACATCCTCGCGTTCAATGGCCCGCCCCTCATCCTCACGGGCACGCTCGCCATCCTCGTGCTCAACTTCGTGTTCCGCTACGTGCCCGTCGGCATCCAGTCGGGCATCGCGGTGCTGCGGCAGATCGACCCGGCCATCGAGGAGGCGGCGCAGAACCTCGGCGCCAACGCCATCACGACGTTCAGGCGCATCACGCTGCCCCTCATCGCCCCGGCCTTCTTCTCCGGGCTCGTGTTCGCGTTCGTGCGGGCCATGACGGCCATCAGCGCCGCCATCTTCCTCGTGTCGGCCAACTGGAACCTCATGACGGTGCAGATCCTCAACGAGGTCGGCTCCGGCAGGCTCGGGGTGGCGGCCGCCTACAGCGTCGTGCTCCTCGCCATCGTCCTCGTCGCGTTCGGGGTGATCAACCTCATCGTGGGCCGCGGCGCCGAGGACGCCACCTCGGTGCGGTTCTAG
- a CDS encoding ABC transporter ATP-binding protein — protein MPADLRLEKLRKEFASPEVAPSGGPERATVVAVDDVSLEVEKGALVTLLGPSGCGKTTLLRMIAGFEEPTAGRIYFGDRRVDELAPNVRDTAMVFQSYAIFPHLNVYENIAFGLRMHGVRAAELAERVGQVLELVGLTAMAKRAPSQLSGGQQQRVALARCIVMQPKLLLFDEPLSNLDAKLREQMRVEIRDLQQRLGITSVYVTHDQIEAMAMSDVVVVMNAGRVEQVGSPREIYARPVSRFVADFIGDANFLPGVLLDARTVRSAGTTLTLADPCQERPGANVVVVARPEAMNLARAAEQDERAAGSLSGVVKRTTFLGTIARYLVEVEGLPDLQVDVASPAETGLLAPGTHVALAPGALHALADG, from the coding sequence ATGCCGGCAGACCTACGCCTAGAGAAGCTTCGCAAAGAGTTCGCCTCGCCCGAGGTCGCGCCTTCGGGCGGGCCGGAACGCGCGACCGTCGTCGCCGTCGACGACGTCTCGCTCGAGGTCGAGAAGGGCGCGCTCGTGACGCTGCTCGGGCCGTCCGGCTGCGGCAAGACGACGCTCCTGCGCATGATCGCAGGCTTCGAGGAGCCCACGGCCGGCAGGATCTACTTCGGCGACAGGCGCGTGGACGAGCTCGCGCCGAACGTCCGCGACACGGCGATGGTCTTCCAGTCCTACGCGATCTTCCCGCACCTCAACGTGTACGAGAACATCGCGTTCGGCCTGCGGATGCACGGGGTGAGGGCGGCGGAGCTGGCCGAGCGCGTCGGGCAGGTCCTCGAGCTCGTGGGCCTCACCGCGATGGCGAAGCGCGCGCCCAGCCAGCTCTCCGGCGGTCAGCAGCAGCGCGTCGCGCTCGCCCGCTGCATCGTCATGCAGCCCAAGCTCCTCCTCTTCGACGAGCCCCTCTCCAACCTGGACGCCAAGCTGCGCGAGCAGATGCGCGTCGAGATCCGCGACCTGCAGCAGCGCCTCGGCATCACGAGCGTCTACGTGACCCACGACCAGATCGAGGCCATGGCCATGTCCGACGTCGTGGTGGTCATGAACGCCGGCAGGGTCGAGCAGGTCGGCAGCCCGCGCGAGATCTACGCGCGGCCCGTGTCGCGCTTCGTGGCCGACTTCATCGGCGACGCCAACTTCCTGCCCGGCGTCCTCCTCGACGCGCGCACGGTGCGCAGCGCCGGCACGACCCTCACGCTGGCCGACCCGTGCCAGGAGCGACCGGGGGCCAACGTAGTGGTCGTCGCGCGGCCGGAGGCCATGAACTTGGCGCGCGCGGCCGAGCAGGACGAGCGCGCGGCCGGCAGCCTCTCCGGCGTCGTGAAGCGCACGACGTTCCTCGGCACCATCGCCCGCTACCTGGTGGAGGTCGAGGGGCTGCCTGACCTCCAGGTGGACGTCGCTAGCCCAGCCGAGACGGGGTTGCTCGCGCCAGGCACACACGTGGCGCTCGCGCCGGGGGCGTTGCACGCGCTGGCGGACGGTTAG
- the nagB gene encoding glucosamine-6-phosphate deaminase produces the protein MEILILPTSGHAERLAARIVADRVATKPDLVLGCATGRTMEGIYGELVRISRAEGLDFSRVRTFNLDEYVGLAADDPRSYHHYMQEMLFRHVNLRPENTHLPNGMAADLTAEAARYEAEIAAAGGIDLQLLGLGNSGHIGFNEPLSSLMSRTREKALAPQTRKQNAGMFGGDPDAVPPRALTMGVGTILEAREVLMIATGAHKAEILATATEGPITAMVSATALQLHPRCHVLADEAAAARLAGHEYYRWTLENEPDWAPYRELVRA, from the coding sequence ATGGAGATCTTGATCCTCCCAACCTCAGGGCACGCCGAGCGCCTGGCGGCCCGCATAGTCGCCGACCGCGTGGCCACCAAGCCCGACCTCGTGCTCGGTTGCGCCACCGGCCGGACGATGGAAGGGATCTACGGCGAGCTCGTGCGCATCAGCCGTGCCGAGGGTCTAGACTTCTCGCGCGTGCGCACGTTCAACCTCGACGAGTACGTCGGCCTGGCGGCTGACGACCCCCGCTCATACCACCACTACATGCAGGAGATGCTCTTCCGGCACGTGAACCTGCGGCCCGAGAACACGCACCTGCCCAACGGCATGGCGGCCGACCTGACGGCGGAGGCGGCCAGGTACGAGGCCGAGATCGCGGCCGCCGGCGGCATCGACCTCCAACTGCTCGGCCTTGGCAACTCGGGCCACATCGGGTTCAACGAGCCGCTCTCGTCGCTCATGTCGCGCACGCGCGAGAAGGCGCTCGCGCCCCAGACGCGCAAGCAGAACGCCGGCATGTTCGGCGGCGACCCGGACGCGGTGCCGCCGCGCGCCCTCACCATGGGTGTCGGCACCATCCTGGAGGCGCGCGAGGTCCTGATGATCGCCACCGGCGCGCACAAGGCCGAGATCCTCGCCACCGCGACGGAGGGGCCCATCACCGCGATGGTGAGCGCCACGGCCCTCCAGCTCCACCCGCGCTGCCACGTCCTCGCCGACGAGGCCGCAGCCGCACGCCTGGCCGGTCATGAGTACTACCGCTGGACGCTGGAGAACGAGCCGGACTGGGCGCCCTATCGGGAGTTGGTGCGGGCGTAG
- a CDS encoding RES family NAD+ phosphorylase, which yields MILFRVTQGRYPFMWETPAQPAGRWHAAGNGPVHYFATTIDGAWAELIRHEEITDPEDIAGLRAALWVIDVPDDQSLAEPVLAEAILTGGTAGYPVCQAEAKRLREAGSDGLIAPSAALAPTGAACYRVDGGLIVEPVVSRVVALFGPRPDLRAQRASVGGRPPRRVLDQVRRLSGRSVESTTRGTGLPS from the coding sequence ATGATCCTCTTCCGCGTCACGCAAGGTAGGTACCCGTTCATGTGGGAGACTCCCGCGCAGCCGGCAGGGCGTTGGCATGCCGCTGGTAACGGCCCCGTTCACTACTTCGCAACTACGATAGACGGCGCCTGGGCCGAGTTGATACGACACGAGGAGATAACGGACCCGGAGGATATCGCCGGTCTTAGGGCGGCGCTTTGGGTGATCGATGTACCGGATGATCAGTCCCTGGCGGAGCCGGTGCTTGCCGAAGCGATCCTTACCGGCGGTACCGCCGGTTACCCGGTATGTCAGGCAGAGGCCAAGCGACTGCGTGAGGCGGGCAGCGACGGGCTCATCGCCCCATCCGCGGCGCTCGCGCCCACTGGAGCCGCGTGTTACCGCGTTGACGGCGGCCTGATCGTCGAGCCGGTCGTGAGCAGGGTGGTCGCGCTGTTCGGGCCGCGCCCGGACCTGAGGGCGCAACGCGCAAGCGTTGGCGGGCGGCCGCCTCGTCGGGTCTTGGACCAAGTTCGGCGGCTGAGCGGTCGATCGGTCGAGTCGACCACGCGCGGGACGGGCCTCCCGTCCTGA
- a CDS encoding HAD family hydrolase, with product MANIGFDLDGVLMRNPFSGHVFPAFHRLMRAAPALRDLDEAAAAAAVTRAVRERWGALMRRGEFAAAYDWDATFHAVAERFGGGVDLPAVEALVREGCALPGVIAALPHARETVAALAAAGHRLVVVTNGYAAYQEPVLDALGLLRYFERVVTPDWAGAAKPQREAFAAAGPLDWFVGDTLVHDVFGARSAGVKAVWLDAALPDALAALPVAARAGRPELAACVAESLAASQYAVFHPEADAASCTPEAVIKDLAELVGVVGP from the coding sequence GTGGCCAACATCGGTTTCGACCTCGACGGGGTGCTCATGCGCAACCCGTTCAGCGGTCACGTCTTCCCGGCCTTCCACCGCCTCATGCGCGCGGCGCCCGCGCTGCGAGACCTCGACGAGGCCGCCGCGGCGGCGGCCGTCACACGCGCCGTGCGCGAGCGCTGGGGCGCGTTGATGCGGCGCGGCGAGTTCGCGGCGGCCTACGACTGGGACGCCACCTTCCACGCCGTGGCGGAGCGGTTCGGCGGCGGGGTCGACCTGCCGGCCGTCGAGGCCCTCGTCAGGGAGGGGTGCGCCCTGCCGGGCGTCATCGCGGCGCTGCCCCACGCGCGCGAGACGGTGGCCGCGCTCGCCGCCGCCGGCCACCGCCTGGTCGTCGTGACCAACGGCTACGCCGCCTACCAGGAACCGGTGTTGGACGCGCTCGGGCTGCTGCGGTACTTCGAGCGCGTCGTGACGCCCGACTGGGCCGGCGCGGCCAAGCCGCAGCGCGAGGCGTTCGCGGCCGCGGGGCCGCTCGACTGGTTCGTGGGGGACACGCTCGTGCACGACGTGTTCGGAGCGCGCTCGGCCGGCGTGAAGGCCGTGTGGCTAGACGCGGCCCTGCCCGACGCCCTGGCGGCCCTGCCCGTCGCCGCGCGCGCCGGGCGACCGGAGCTGGCCGCCTGCGTGGCCGAGTCGCTGGCCGCCTCGCAGTACGCCGTCTTCCACCCAGAGGCGGACGCGGCCAGCTGCACGCCCGAGGCGGTCATCAAAGACCTGGCGGAGTTGGTGGGGGTCGTCGGGCCGTAG
- a CDS encoding carbohydrate ABC transporter permease: protein MTARRFDPFLRDPDHPVRPGPVGAVVILVVLVVLSLAAIAPLYWMFATSLTPSALTVRFPPELVPSSPTLRNYQDVLAQPNFMRWVLNSLVQSVSVTLVTIATASMAGYALAKLPFRGSRALFWLFMLSMMLPFEAILVPLFLVVTRLGLVDSYLGLILPLLVSPFSIFLMKQFIGTLPTELLDAARVDGAGEARIFWEVVLPLVRPGLAFLGIITFVAQWNSFVWPLVVTRSSGMRTLQVGLVLIREQEPLFYGLHMAAAVLAALPVIVVFFAFQRYFLRGVTVGALKG from the coding sequence ATGACGGCCCGGCGCTTCGACCCGTTCCTGCGCGACCCAGACCACCCCGTCCGCCCTGGGCCCGTCGGCGCGGTCGTGATCCTGGTCGTGCTCGTGGTCCTGTCGCTCGCGGCGATAGCGCCCCTGTACTGGATGTTCGCCACGTCGCTCACGCCCTCGGCGCTGACCGTCAGGTTCCCGCCCGAGCTGGTCCCCAGCTCGCCCACGCTCCGCAACTACCAGGACGTGCTGGCGCAGCCGAACTTCATGCGCTGGGTCCTCAACTCCCTCGTCCAGTCCGTCAGCGTCACGCTCGTCACCATCGCCACGGCGAGCATGGCGGGCTACGCGCTCGCGAAGCTGCCGTTCCGGGGCTCCCGCGCCCTCTTCTGGCTCTTCATGCTCTCGATGATGCTGCCGTTCGAGGCGATCCTCGTGCCCCTGTTCCTCGTCGTCACCCGCCTCGGGCTGGTGGACAGTTACCTGGGGCTCATCCTGCCGCTGCTCGTCAGCCCCTTCAGCATCTTCCTGATGAAGCAGTTCATCGGCACGCTGCCCACCGAGCTGCTCGACGCCGCGCGCGTCGATGGCGCCGGCGAGGCCCGCATCTTCTGGGAGGTAGTCCTGCCCCTCGTGCGGCCCGGCCTGGCGTTCCTAGGCATCATCACGTTCGTCGCGCAGTGGAACTCCTTCGTATGGCCGCTCGTCGTGACGCGCTCCAGCGGCATGCGCACGTTGCAGGTCGGCCTCGTGCTCATCCGCGAGCAGGAGCCCCTCTTCTACGGCCTGCACATGGCCGCCGCCGTCCTGGCCGCCCTGCCCGTCATCGTCGTGTTCTTCGCCTTCCAGCGCTACTTCCTCCGCGGCGTCACGGTCGGCGCCCTGAAAGGCTGA
- a CDS encoding sugar ABC transporter permease has protein sequence MTRGGAARRHGAAWGATFVAPQAVLFAVFFLLPVVIAFVLAFMDVRPTRMTFIGLANFKRVLADPLFGKALTNTAIFTAVVVVFWLGKALLIAYLLDPMNRALQTFFKSAFYLPAVTSSIIISLVWAWIYHPTFGLLNAFIALFGLKPVAWLGNVDTALASLMAMQIIMGGGSSIVLLSAALARIPRDLYEVALIDGAKRPVIFTKVVLPLIRPTLLYLVVTGTVNTFQVFESVYVMTQGGPQFSTTTVVYRIYQEAFQRFNLGLASAQAIVLFLLTFVLAAVQFRFLGQNVEY, from the coding sequence GTGACGCGCGGAGGCGCGGCGCGCAGGCACGGGGCCGCCTGGGGTGCGACGTTCGTCGCGCCCCAGGCCGTGCTGTTCGCCGTCTTCTTCCTCCTGCCGGTCGTCATCGCGTTCGTGCTCGCGTTCATGGACGTGAGGCCGACGCGCATGACCTTCATCGGCCTGGCCAACTTCAAGCGCGTCCTTGCCGACCCGCTGTTCGGCAAGGCCCTCACGAACACGGCCATCTTCACGGCCGTCGTGGTGGTGTTCTGGCTCGGGAAGGCGCTCCTCATCGCGTACCTCCTCGACCCGATGAACCGCGCCCTCCAGACGTTCTTCAAGTCGGCGTTCTACCTGCCGGCCGTCACCTCGAGCATCATCATCTCGCTCGTGTGGGCGTGGATCTACCACCCGACCTTCGGCCTGCTCAACGCGTTCATCGCCCTCTTCGGCCTCAAGCCGGTGGCCTGGCTCGGCAACGTCGACACGGCGCTCGCCTCCCTCATGGCCATGCAGATCATCATGGGTGGCGGGTCGAGCATCGTCCTCCTCTCGGCCGCGCTCGCGCGCATCCCGCGCGACCTCTATGAGGTCGCCCTCATCGACGGCGCCAAACGCCCCGTCATCTTCACGAAGGTCGTGCTGCCCCTCATCCGGCCGACGCTCCTCTACCTCGTCGTCACGGGCACCGTCAACACGTTCCAGGTCTTCGAGTCCGTCTACGTGATGACGCAGGGCGGCCCGCAGTTCAGCACCACCACCGTCGTCTACCGCATTTACCAGGAGGCGTTCCAGCGCTTCAACCTCGGGCTCGCCTCCGCCCAGGCCATCGTGCTGTTCCTCCTGACGTTCGTGCTGGCGGCCGTGCAGTTCCGCTTCCTCGGCCAGAACGTGGAGTACTGA
- a CDS encoding extracellular solute-binding protein gives MRRPLARCLVLALAFAGVAMAQPKMEITWWINPWRIVTPDMAEGASPTGEEYARYMSEQFMLLHPEVTVKYELVPNAGFGEKVTTAIFAGNPPDLLKDLDWKAEWAREGLLEPIDAYLTDADRADFLPYALEKGNIDGAHYIWPWNNSNNGMGSTMLLNVDLFAERGVELPALPDRSWTIDEFMAAAEKLTFDRDGDGTTDVYALTFAAKDTLNMLAWMYRFGARLLNDDATEFVLNSEAGVRALQLIVDLVYEYGYAPTGGEALDVYGTIDNLHQGRAAMGYGGIYEIGRLDRYVQEGRITDPVHVAIAPFPHDPVTGSVAHETSGGFLVFKQKDEAKRDMVMEFARFLTNTENAKLLETLMYVTARKSANADLEFGTVTPYIADVATEVAVYQAAIDHGVPYYGPESLDTGPAIEHFTAAMEAALSRSKTPQQALDDFVEAANQAVFGR, from the coding sequence ATGCGACGACCCCTAGCACGCTGTCTCGTCCTGGCGCTCGCGTTCGCGGGCGTGGCCATGGCGCAACCGAAGATGGAGATCACGTGGTGGATCAACCCGTGGCGCATCGTCACGCCAGACATGGCCGAGGGGGCCAGCCCGACGGGCGAGGAGTACGCCCGGTACATGAGCGAGCAGTTCATGCTCCTGCACCCCGAGGTCACGGTCAAGTACGAACTCGTGCCCAACGCCGGGTTCGGCGAGAAGGTCACCACCGCGATCTTCGCGGGCAACCCGCCCGACCTCCTCAAGGACCTCGACTGGAAGGCCGAGTGGGCACGCGAGGGGCTGCTCGAGCCCATCGACGCCTACCTGACGGACGCTGACCGCGCCGACTTCCTCCCGTACGCGCTCGAGAAGGGCAACATCGACGGAGCGCACTACATCTGGCCGTGGAACAACTCGAACAACGGCATGGGCTCCACGATGCTCCTCAACGTCGACCTCTTCGCCGAGCGCGGCGTCGAACTGCCCGCCCTGCCGGACCGTTCCTGGACGATCGATGAGTTCATGGCCGCGGCCGAGAAGCTCACGTTCGACCGCGACGGCGACGGCACCACCGACGTCTATGCCCTCACGTTCGCGGCCAAGGACACGCTCAACATGCTGGCGTGGATGTACCGCTTCGGCGCCCGGCTCCTGAACGACGACGCCACCGAGTTCGTCCTCAACTCGGAGGCGGGCGTGCGCGCGCTGCAGCTCATCGTCGACCTCGTCTACGAGTACGGCTACGCCCCGACGGGCGGCGAGGCGCTCGACGTGTACGGCACCATCGACAACCTCCACCAAGGCCGCGCGGCCATGGGCTACGGCGGCATCTACGAGATCGGCCGTCTCGACCGTTACGTCCAGGAGGGCCGCATCACGGACCCCGTCCACGTGGCCATCGCGCCGTTCCCGCACGACCCGGTCACGGGCTCCGTCGCGCACGAGACGTCGGGCGGCTTCCTCGTCTTCAAGCAGAAGGACGAGGCCAAGCGCGACATGGTCATGGAGTTCGCCCGCTTCCTCACGAACACGGAGAACGCGAAGCTCCTCGAGACGCTCATGTACGTCACGGCGCGCAAGTCTGCCAACGCCGACCTGGAGTTCGGGACCGTCACGCCGTACATCGCCGACGTCGCCACCGAGGTCGCCGTCTACCAGGCCGCCATCGACCATGGCGTGCCCTACTACGGCCCAGAGAGCCTCGACACCGGCCCAGCCATCGAGCACTTCACCGCCGCCATGGAGGCCGCGCTGAGCCGCTCCAAGACACCGCAACAGGCCTTGGATGACTTCGTCGAGGCCGCCAACCAGGCCGTCTTCGGCCGCTGA
- a CDS encoding ABC transporter ATP-binding protein/permease, protein MLLKLVARFMKPYWGTVWVIVALQFVATICTLLLPSINADIIDKGVVLGDTNYILRQGAFMLGVSLLQVLATVVAVYFAARTAMAFGRDMRSGVFAHVGDFSAREVSRFGAPSLLTRTTNDVMQVQTLVFMAFSMLVTTPIMMVGGIIMAIREDVGLSWLVAVAVPVLAGSVGVILMAMVPGFRKMQKRIDRVNQVLREQISGIRVVRAFVREPFEERRFAEANRELTDVALYVGRWMSALFPLVMLVLNASTIAVLWFGGIRVDAGHMQIGSMTAYLSYLMQILIAMLMSTMLLMLLPRATVSSGRIGEVLDTEPSVVPSSKPVAAPAARLGSLEFRNVTFSYPGATHPVLADVSFKVGPGETVAVVGSTGAGKTTLVNLVPRLFDATGGAVLVDGVDVRDYAPEALWERIGLVPQKAYLFTGTVASNLRYGDPDATDADLWRALEVAQAKDFVSAMPEGLESSIAQGGTNVSGGQRQRLAIARALVRKPVVYVFDDSFSALDVATDARLRRALEPATRDAAVLIVAQRVATIQNADRIVVLEDGRVVGMGSHAELLATSETYREIVASQEQVAA, encoded by the coding sequence ATGTTGCTCAAGCTCGTAGCACGCTTCATGAAGCCGTACTGGGGAACGGTCTGGGTCATCGTCGCCCTGCAGTTCGTCGCCACCATCTGCACGCTCCTCCTGCCGAGCATCAACGCCGACATCATCGACAAGGGCGTCGTCCTCGGCGACACGAACTACATCCTCAGGCAGGGCGCGTTCATGCTCGGCGTCTCGCTCCTGCAGGTGCTCGCCACCGTCGTGGCCGTCTACTTCGCGGCCAGGACGGCTATGGCGTTCGGGCGCGACATGCGCTCCGGGGTGTTCGCGCACGTCGGCGACTTCTCCGCGCGCGAGGTGAGCCGGTTCGGGGCGCCGTCGCTCCTCACCCGCACTACCAACGACGTGATGCAGGTGCAGACGCTCGTGTTCATGGCCTTCTCCATGCTCGTGACGACGCCGATCATGATGGTCGGCGGCATCATCATGGCCATCCGCGAGGACGTCGGCCTCTCCTGGCTCGTCGCCGTGGCCGTGCCCGTGCTGGCGGGGTCCGTCGGCGTGATCCTCATGGCGATGGTGCCCGGCTTCCGGAAGATGCAGAAGCGCATCGACCGCGTCAACCAGGTCTTGCGCGAGCAGATCAGCGGCATCCGCGTCGTGCGCGCGTTCGTGCGCGAGCCGTTCGAGGAGCGGCGCTTCGCCGAGGCCAACCGGGAGCTGACGGACGTCGCCCTCTACGTGGGGCGCTGGATGTCGGCCCTCTTCCCGCTCGTCATGCTCGTCCTCAACGCCTCCACCATCGCCGTCCTGTGGTTCGGGGGCATCCGCGTGGACGCCGGGCACATGCAGATCGGCTCGATGACCGCCTACCTCAGCTACCTGATGCAGATCCTCATCGCCATGCTGATGTCCACCATGCTCCTCATGCTCCTGCCCCGCGCGACCGTCTCCTCGGGCCGCATCGGCGAGGTGCTCGACACGGAGCCGAGCGTCGTGCCGTCCAGCAAGCCGGTCGCCGCCCCCGCCGCCCGCCTCGGCAGCCTCGAGTTCAGGAACGTGACCTTCAGCTACCCGGGCGCTACGCACCCCGTGCTGGCCGACGTCAGCTTCAAGGTCGGTCCGGGTGAGACGGTCGCGGTCGTGGGCTCGACGGGCGCCGGCAAGACGACGCTCGTCAACCTCGTGCCCCGCCTCTTCGACGCCACGGGCGGTGCCGTCCTCGTCGACGGCGTCGACGTGCGCGACTACGCGCCGGAAGCACTGTGGGAGCGCATCGGGCTAGTGCCGCAGAAGGCGTACCTGTTCACGGGCACCGTGGCGAGCAACCTGCGCTACGGCGACCCGGACGCCACCGACGCGGACCTGTGGCGCGCGCTCGAGGTGGCGCAGGCCAAGGACTTCGTGAGCGCGATGCCGGAAGGCCTGGAGTCTTCGATAGCGCAGGGTGGCACCAACGTCTCCGGTGGCCAGCGGCAGCGCCTCGCCATCGCGCGCGCGCTCGTGCGCAAGCCCGTCGTCTATGTCTTCGACGACTCGTTCTCGGCGCTCGACGTCGCGACCGACGCGCGCCTCAGGCGGGCGCTCGAGCCGGCGACGCGCGACGCCGCCGTGCTGATCGTGGCCCAGCGCGTGGCGACCATCCAGAACGCCGACCGCATCGTCGTCCTCGAGGACGGGCGCGTGGTCGGCATGGGTAGCCACGCCGAGCTGCTCGCCACGTCCGAGACCTACCGCGAGATAGTCGCGTCCCAGGAGCAGGTGGCGGCATGA
- a CDS encoding TetR/AcrR family transcriptional regulator, with protein MTRPRRAPPLDRAARRAKIIEAVAPLLAARGGAVTTRELAQAAGVAEGTLFSVFDDKRSLMLAAIQGRLDPEPLRARLAGLATLPTIEAKLLGVWKVIIPRVEEFHALFVAMRRVMPGAPPMPPPTEETPRGSGAGIGRPGTSADLGRRGSGSDGGRRGPTTGLDSRGDHFDRSGPPGLMQGWVTAAIAQVTELLAPHAAELRESPSRLAQLYVTLLLASRMPQAEGEPTLNPKELVDFCLNGALKRQDER; from the coding sequence GTGACCAGACCCCGCAGAGCACCCCCGCTGGACCGTGCGGCGCGACGCGCCAAGATCATCGAGGCCGTGGCACCCCTGCTGGCGGCGCGAGGCGGGGCCGTGACCACGCGCGAACTCGCCCAGGCCGCCGGCGTGGCGGAGGGGACGCTCTTCAGCGTCTTCGACGACAAGCGCTCGCTCATGCTCGCCGCCATCCAGGGCCGGCTCGACCCGGAGCCCCTGCGCGCGCGGCTCGCTGGCCTGGCGACCCTGCCGACCATCGAGGCCAAGCTGCTCGGGGTGTGGAAGGTGATCATCCCGCGCGTGGAGGAGTTCCACGCGTTGTTCGTAGCCATGCGCCGTGTGATGCCAGGCGCCCCGCCCATGCCGCCACCGACCGAGGAGACCCCCCGCGGCTCCGGCGCGGGCATAGGCCGCCCCGGTACCAGCGCAGACCTAGGCCGGCGCGGCTCCGGCTCGGACGGAGGACGCCGCGGGCCCACCACCGGCCTCGACTCACGTGGGGACCACTTCGATCGTTCGGGGCCGCCAGGGCTGATGCAAGGCTGGGTGACGGCGGCGATAGCCCAGGTCACGGAACTCCTTGCCCCGCACGCCGCCGAACTCAGGGAGAGCCCTTCCCGCCTCGCCCAGTTGTACGTGACGCTCCTGCTCGCGAGCCGCATGCCCCAAGCGGAAGGCGAGCCCACGCTCAACCCGAAGGAACTCGTCGACTTCTGCCTCAACGGCGCACTCAAGCGCCAAGACGAAAGGTGA